Proteins from one bacterium BMS3Abin08 genomic window:
- the fliM gene encoding flagellar motor switch protein FliM, with translation MNDILSQDEVDALLKGMKDGDVEAEPKEVPDDIRPYDLTSQERIIRGRMPGLENVNDRFARLLRVSLSNFIGKFIDITAQSVTLMKFGEFMRNVPLPSSINIFRLNPLKGYALLILEAPLVFAVVEYFFGGNGSGSVKTEGRNFTPVEQRLINKLLGMALSDLESAWNVITDVKTEFTGSETNPQFVNILSPIDVIIKVEFHIEMETFTGKLYLGIPYSLIEPLKEKLHSGITGENESVDNRWVDQLVQLLDDSLVNISVELDRTELSIAEILNLNKGDVITLGKSAGSELRLMVDGVLKFYCLAGSHKGSQAVKITGTINNNHNN, from the coding sequence ATGAACGATATACTGTCACAGGATGAAGTAGATGCCCTGCTGAAGGGCATGAAGGACGGCGACGTCGAAGCCGAGCCCAAGGAGGTCCCCGACGATATTCGCCCCTATGATCTCACCAGCCAGGAAAGGATCATCAGGGGACGGATGCCCGGCCTGGAAAACGTCAATGACAGGTTTGCCAGGCTCCTCAGGGTCTCACTCTCCAACTTTATCGGTAAGTTCATAGATATCACCGCTCAGAGCGTAACCCTCATGAAGTTCGGTGAGTTCATGAGAAACGTGCCCCTGCCGTCAAGCATAAACATATTCAGACTTAATCCGCTGAAGGGGTATGCACTGCTGATCCTCGAGGCCCCCCTTGTTTTTGCGGTTGTTGAGTATTTCTTTGGTGGTAACGGCTCCGGCTCGGTAAAAACAGAGGGGAGAAACTTCACCCCTGTCGAGCAGAGACTGATTAACAAGCTCCTTGGTATGGCCCTCAGCGACCTCGAGAGTGCATGGAATGTGATAACGGACGTTAAGACGGAGTTTACCGGATCGGAAACCAACCCGCAGTTTGTAAATATACTTTCACCCATAGACGTAATCATCAAGGTCGAGTTTCATATTGAAATGGAGACATTCACCGGTAAGCTTTACCTCGGCATTCCCTACTCACTGATTGAACCCCTCAAGGAGAAACTTCACTCCGGCATAACCGGTGAAAACGAGAGCGTGGATAACAGGTGGGTAGACCAGCTCGTTCAACTCCTCGACGACTCCCTTGTGAACATCTCCGTCGAACTCGACAGGACTGAACTGTCTATCGCAGAGATACTGAACCTGAACAAGGGGGATGTTATAACCCTCGGCAAATCGGCAGGCAGCGAACTCCGCCTTATGGTAGACGGGGTTCTGAAGTTTTACTGCCTTGCCGGCAGCCACAAGGGCAGTCAGGCGGTAAAGATCACAGGTACAATCAACAATAACCATAACAATTAG
- a CDS encoding flagellar basal body-associated protein FliL, translating to MVEEKEEMQQEKPSEKKPKKGKLKLLIILIVALTVLSGGGFFAYTKFFSHKSGSSAEAKDAAADEESALFSLTPFVLNLTNRGRFLKVTMNLELTDKKYEAMAKEKIAPIRDAIITLISSKTAESISTPEGKFQMKDELLMRANAAVGKDVFKNVYFTEFVMQ from the coding sequence ATGGTAGAAGAGAAAGAGGAGATGCAGCAGGAAAAACCCTCTGAGAAAAAACCGAAGAAGGGCAAGCTGAAGCTGCTGATTATTCTGATAGTCGCACTGACGGTACTCAGCGGAGGCGGCTTCTTTGCCTACACTAAATTCTTCAGCCATAAATCCGGCAGCAGTGCCGAGGCAAAGGATGCCGCGGCTGATGAAGAGTCTGCACTTTTCAGCCTTACACCCTTTGTCCTGAACCTCACAAACCGCGGCAGGTTTCTGAAGGTTACGATGAACCTCGAACTCACCGACAAGAAATATGAGGCAATGGCAAAGGAGAAGATAGCCCCTATACGCGATGCCATAATCACCCTGATAAGCAGCAAGACGGCCGAGTCCATCTCAACACCGGAGGGCAAGTTCCAGATGAAGGACGAACTCCTTATGAGGGCAAACGCAGCAGTAGGAAAGGATGTATTCAAGAACGTCTATTTTACGGAATTTGTGATGCAATGA